One window of Polyangiaceae bacterium genomic DNA carries:
- a CDS encoding ABC transporter ATP-binding protein, which produces MASEVDTAKELDVVLELQGITKAFENSGSVVEVLHGIDFVLRRGELCAVTGPSGSGKSTLLNIIGLLARPTTGALWMAGEEASRLDEAALTRLRSRHLGFVFQFHHLIGALNCAENVAMPLLIRGGVSKDVALAKAVEALDTVGLADRASSRPAQLSGGQQQRVAVARALAADPALLLADEPTGNLDTGNSDAVFDLLRRLNRERGTGVIVVTHDPRIAERCDSRVEIVDGLVHHDSRWKLEV; this is translated from the coding sequence ATGGCTAGTGAGGTAGACACCGCAAAGGAGCTTGACGTCGTCCTCGAGCTTCAAGGGATCACCAAGGCTTTCGAGAACTCCGGAAGCGTTGTCGAAGTGCTGCATGGCATCGACTTCGTTCTGCGCCGCGGTGAGCTGTGCGCTGTCACGGGACCGTCGGGTTCGGGAAAGAGCACGCTGCTGAACATCATCGGCTTGCTGGCCCGACCGACAACAGGCGCTCTATGGATGGCGGGCGAGGAGGCCAGTCGCCTCGACGAAGCTGCGCTGACTCGGCTCAGGAGTCGGCACCTCGGCTTTGTGTTCCAGTTCCATCACCTCATAGGCGCACTAAACTGTGCGGAAAACGTGGCGATGCCCCTCTTGATTCGTGGTGGCGTGAGCAAGGACGTTGCATTGGCAAAGGCGGTCGAGGCGCTCGACACGGTTGGTCTTGCCGACCGCGCTTCGTCCCGACCGGCGCAATTGTCCGGAGGCCAGCAACAGCGAGTAGCGGTCGCGCGCGCGCTCGCGGCGGATCCCGCGCTTTTGCTCGCAGATGAGCCAACGGGCAATCTCGATACAGGCAACTCCGATGCGGTCTTTGACCTGCTGCGTCGGTTGAATCGCGAGCGAGGGACTGGCGTGATTGTGGTGACCCATGATCCTCGCATCGCCGAGCGTTGCGATAGTCGCGTCGAAATAGTCGATGGTTTGGTCCATCACGACAGTCGTTGGAAACTTGAAGTCTAA
- a CDS encoding ABC transporter permease: MKLAWFLALRFMWDQRLQSLLIVSGVGIGVAVMVFITALITGLQTSLIDRTLGTQPHVIVSPLEREGRPLREAADGQLLLRHVERPMQQDRAIDEWQKAERVIQMLPEVEASVPLSTGPGTALRGNTEQGVLIIGADSSRFDAVIPIRKNLKAGRYEVSGSDVVLGVELAKNLGVGIGDRVRFRTASSEGQVYSIRGIVDMGGREMNRTWVLMSFRAAQTLTNQPGRASAIYVRVKDIYGADATARTIAGLTGLTTRSWIENNTQLMTALSSQSASTTMIRFFVLVSVAIGIASVLVVSVIQRSKEVGILRAMGAARGIVLRVFLVQGGVIGAAGSLVGSVLGFGLTQAFGALVTNPDGSAFFPFAVTPQLFALAFVVSTAAGVVAGVVPARRAAALDPAEAIRNG, translated from the coding sequence GTGAAGCTTGCGTGGTTCCTCGCGCTGCGCTTCATGTGGGATCAGCGACTGCAGAGCCTGCTGATCGTGAGTGGAGTGGGGATAGGCGTTGCGGTGATGGTGTTTATCACCGCGCTGATCACGGGGCTGCAAACTAGTCTCATCGACCGCACTTTGGGCACTCAGCCCCACGTGATTGTGTCTCCCCTCGAAAGAGAAGGCCGGCCCTTGCGCGAGGCGGCGGATGGGCAACTGCTGTTGCGCCACGTGGAGCGCCCGATGCAGCAGGACCGGGCGATCGACGAATGGCAGAAGGCGGAGCGGGTTATCCAGATGCTCCCGGAGGTCGAAGCCAGCGTTCCGCTCAGCACTGGGCCGGGCACCGCCTTGCGGGGCAACACGGAACAAGGGGTGCTGATCATCGGTGCTGATTCCTCGCGGTTCGACGCCGTGATTCCGATTCGCAAGAACCTCAAGGCGGGGCGCTATGAGGTGAGCGGCAGTGACGTAGTTCTCGGTGTGGAGCTGGCGAAGAACCTCGGCGTTGGCATCGGAGACCGTGTCCGTTTCCGCACGGCCTCATCTGAGGGTCAGGTGTACTCGATCCGCGGCATCGTCGACATGGGGGGGCGCGAGATGAATCGCACGTGGGTCTTGATGTCGTTTCGAGCGGCCCAGACTCTTACCAACCAACCAGGACGTGCGTCCGCGATCTACGTGCGCGTGAAGGATATCTACGGAGCTGACGCGACCGCCCGAACCATCGCCGGACTCACTGGCCTCACGACACGCAGCTGGATCGAGAACAATACCCAGCTGATGACAGCCCTGAGCTCGCAGAGTGCCTCGACGACGATGATTCGCTTCTTCGTTTTGGTGAGTGTGGCCATCGGTATTGCGAGCGTGCTCGTCGTGTCGGTGATCCAGCGCTCAAAAGAAGTCGGCATTCTGCGGGCGATGGGCGCCGCGAGGGGAATCGTGCTCCGGGTCTTCCTAGTGCAAGGCGGAGTGATTGGTGCCGCTGGCTCGCTCGTTGGGTCCGTCCTAGGGTTTGGTCTCACGCAAGCGTTCGGGGCGCTAGTGACCAACCCTGATGGGAGTGCCTTTTTTCCGTTTGCGGTGACTCCGCAGCTGTTCGCATTGGCCTTCGTCGTGTCGACCGCAGCCGGCGTGGTTGCTGGAGTCGTGCCGGCTCGGCGAGCTGCGGCTCTCGACCCCGCGGAGGCGATCCGCAATGGCTAG
- a CDS encoding aspartate aminotransferase family protein, which translates to MVARTPQPYPDGAATFDASGQFVSPGKTRVFREYGLTLVMGERDGIGFRDAFTGEYFVNCHSNGGVFNLGHRNPALIACLRQALDEVDIGNHHLVSGWRALLAERLARSTGDHLTGVVFGVGGGEAIDLAIKVCRAATQRSRVISVHGGYHGHTGLALAAGDATFRDKVLCGDSHFEQVPFNDLEAMERALTDEVAAVLLEPIPATLGMPLPLPGYLEGVAALCRARGIKLIVDEVQTGLGRTGRLWGYQHHNFRPDVLVSGKGLSGGLYPISATLMTHELHQLFASDPFIHISTFGGSELGCRVALEVLNQVERPEFLRRVCEVGEQLEAGMAGLPFELRRRGLMMGLKFPVEGAGMLAMRLLVDQGLFVLYAGNDTSVVQFLPPLILQPDDADDVLRRLRAAFLG; encoded by the coding sequence ATGGTCGCCCGCACTCCGCAGCCGTACCCTGATGGCGCGGCGACTTTCGACGCGTCCGGGCAGTTCGTCTCACCGGGTAAGACACGCGTGTTCCGTGAATACGGGCTGACGCTCGTGATGGGCGAGCGCGATGGCATCGGGTTTCGTGATGCGTTCACCGGGGAGTACTTCGTCAACTGCCACTCCAATGGCGGCGTCTTCAATCTGGGGCATCGGAACCCAGCACTGATCGCTTGCCTGAGACAGGCGCTCGATGAGGTCGACATTGGTAACCACCACCTCGTCAGCGGCTGGCGCGCACTGCTCGCCGAACGCCTAGCGCGCTCCACAGGCGATCATTTGACCGGTGTGGTGTTCGGGGTTGGGGGAGGGGAGGCGATCGACCTCGCCATCAAAGTTTGCCGTGCGGCAACGCAGCGCTCGCGGGTGATCTCCGTGCACGGCGGCTACCATGGGCACACCGGCTTGGCTCTGGCAGCGGGTGATGCAACTTTCCGCGACAAGGTGCTGTGCGGCGACTCTCACTTCGAGCAAGTGCCTTTCAACGACCTCGAGGCGATGGAGCGCGCCCTGACCGACGAAGTCGCCGCGGTGCTGCTCGAGCCGATTCCAGCAACGCTGGGGATGCCTCTCCCGCTGCCTGGTTACCTGGAGGGGGTCGCCGCGCTGTGCAGAGCGCGTGGGATCAAGCTGATCGTGGACGAGGTGCAAACTGGTCTCGGACGTACGGGGCGCCTCTGGGGCTATCAGCACCACAATTTCCGCCCGGATGTACTTGTCAGCGGCAAGGGACTGAGTGGCGGGCTGTATCCGATCAGCGCGACCTTGATGACCCACGAGCTCCACCAGCTGTTCGCTTCGGATCCGTTCATCCACATCTCGACCTTTGGGGGCTCCGAGCTCGGGTGTCGCGTCGCGCTCGAGGTGCTGAACCAGGTCGAACGACCCGAGTTTCTCCGCCGTGTGTGTGAGGTGGGGGAGCAACTCGAGGCCGGGATGGCGGGGCTCCCCTTCGAGCTCAGGCGTCGTGGGTTGATGATGGGACTCAAGTTTCCCGTCGAGGGGGCGGGCATGCTCGCCATGCGCTTGCTCGTGGATCAAGGGCTGTTCGTGCTGTATGCGGGGAATGACACCTCCGTCGTGCAGTTCCTGCCGCCGCTCATCTTGCAGCCCGACGATGCCGATGATGTCCTGAGGAGGCTTCGCGCCGCATTTCTCGGTTGA
- a CDS encoding DNA alkylation repair protein gives MAATSRWVESIRVGLAALADPEAAEPMRAYMKSELPFLGVQATARRRALRELLPALSSQAELYGLVRTLWRGRARKTDKVFREERYIAMEILTHARFKLLRDASTLTLYEELIVDGAWWDFVDHLAKHGVGELLKRFPGEIMPRILEWSTDADLWKRRSAILCQLDMKQETDTQLLEAVLAANLSDSEFFIRKAVGWALRQYGWVDPDYVERYVKREAKRLSPLSKREALKSLDGARAKLALAANPKGRSLGRGQK, from the coding sequence ATGGCTGCCACTTCCCGCTGGGTCGAGTCCATTCGCGTTGGGCTCGCGGCCCTCGCCGATCCAGAGGCAGCGGAGCCCATGCGGGCGTACATGAAAAGCGAACTCCCCTTCCTGGGGGTGCAAGCGACCGCGAGGCGCCGGGCGCTCAGGGAGCTGTTGCCGGCGCTCTCGAGTCAGGCTGAGCTGTACGGGCTGGTCCGCACGCTTTGGCGGGGTCGCGCTCGAAAAACCGACAAGGTGTTTCGCGAGGAGCGCTACATCGCGATGGAGATCCTGACCCACGCGCGTTTCAAGCTGCTTCGCGACGCCTCCACCCTGACACTCTACGAGGAGCTGATCGTTGACGGGGCGTGGTGGGACTTCGTCGATCACCTCGCCAAGCACGGGGTGGGGGAACTGTTAAAAAGATTCCCTGGGGAAATAATGCCTCGCATCCTCGAGTGGTCTACCGATGCTGACCTGTGGAAGCGGCGAAGCGCGATCCTGTGTCAGCTGGACATGAAACAAGAGACAGACACCCAGCTCCTGGAGGCGGTGCTCGCGGCGAACCTGAGCGACTCCGAGTTTTTCATCCGCAAGGCGGTTGGCTGGGCGCTCCGCCAGTACGGCTGGGTGGATCCAGACTATGTGGAGCGCTACGTGAAGCGCGAGGCCAAGCGGCTGAGTCCATTGTCGAAGCGTGAAGCCTTGAAGAGCCTCGATGGAGCCCGAGCGAAGCTTGCACTGGCTGCCAACCCCAAGGGACGGTCCCTTGGCAGGGGGCAGAAGTGA
- a CDS encoding class I SAM-dependent RNA methyltransferase encodes MTQWKIEKLVPGGDGMTRLEGGGVGFARGVVPGDIILAENIKRHSGYQRAEQWTLVEPGMARVQPICPVQQRCGGCDWMHLELAAQREAKKEILREALLRTGGFRAEALPEIRLESAGADTGYRRRAQLQVDARGRLGFFSSGTHELVEVERCLVCNPRLEEMLGVLRGIASQGHFRGFTRLELRIADHAPERLVRATLKKQRGKRGASGNASLEARMQGEGIRFVVAGSAADKELLQRWDVSEGVEIAAPPAAFTQVNAAVNRALVAAVVRGAEQRGVRRFLDLYCGAGNFSFPLAAAGLSGVGIEISEPAVLAARANMSAVAERLGRPLDVRFFAGDAEQVLAEMADGRFDLIVLDPPRAGAKESVPFVVSSAARWLCMCSCDPVTLARDLKALGQAGFVIEEISAYDMFPHTHHVEALVWLRRNSG; translated from the coding sequence GTGACGCAGTGGAAGATTGAGAAGCTGGTGCCTGGAGGGGACGGCATGACCCGCCTGGAGGGAGGCGGTGTGGGGTTCGCCCGGGGAGTCGTTCCTGGCGATATAATCCTGGCGGAAAATATCAAGCGACACAGCGGCTATCAACGAGCGGAACAGTGGACGCTGGTGGAGCCGGGGATGGCTCGCGTCCAGCCGATTTGCCCGGTGCAGCAGCGTTGCGGGGGCTGCGACTGGATGCACCTCGAGCTAGCGGCCCAACGTGAGGCAAAAAAGGAGATCCTGCGCGAGGCGCTGCTCCGCACCGGGGGTTTCCGTGCTGAAGCGCTTCCAGAGATCCGCCTCGAGAGCGCGGGGGCAGACACCGGATACCGGCGCCGCGCGCAGCTCCAGGTCGACGCTCGGGGGCGCCTCGGGTTCTTTTCCTCGGGGACTCATGAACTGGTGGAGGTCGAGCGGTGTTTGGTCTGCAACCCACGCCTCGAAGAGATGCTTGGGGTGTTGCGCGGCATAGCGAGCCAGGGACACTTTCGTGGCTTCACACGCCTCGAGTTACGGATCGCTGACCATGCCCCAGAGCGCCTGGTCCGCGCGACTCTGAAGAAGCAGCGGGGGAAGCGTGGCGCGTCGGGCAACGCTTCGCTCGAGGCACGCATGCAGGGGGAAGGGATCCGCTTCGTCGTCGCAGGGTCGGCGGCTGACAAAGAGCTGCTCCAGCGCTGGGACGTGAGTGAAGGGGTGGAGATTGCGGCGCCGCCCGCGGCGTTCACCCAGGTGAATGCGGCAGTCAATCGCGCGCTGGTCGCGGCTGTGGTCCGAGGCGCCGAGCAGCGAGGGGTCCGGCGCTTCCTGGATCTCTACTGTGGCGCCGGAAACTTCAGCTTTCCGCTCGCGGCAGCCGGGCTCAGCGGAGTCGGGATCGAGATCAGCGAACCCGCAGTGCTCGCCGCGCGAGCCAATATGTCTGCGGTCGCCGAGCGACTTGGGAGGCCGCTCGACGTACGCTTCTTCGCCGGAGACGCAGAGCAGGTGCTTGCTGAAATGGCCGACGGTCGCTTCGACTTGATAGTGCTCGACCCACCCCGCGCTGGGGCCAAGGAGAGCGTGCCGTTCGTGGTCTCGAGCGCCGCCCGCTGGCTGTGCATGTGTTCCTGCGACCCCGTCACGCTCGCGCGGGATCTGAAGGCGTTGGGTCAGGCAGGTTTCGTGATCGAAGAGATCAGCGCCTACGACATGTTCCCGCATACCCATCACGTCGAAGCCTTGGTTTGGCTGCGCCGAAACAGCGGATAG
- a CDS encoding efflux RND transporter periplasmic adaptor subunit: MTRRLALGLFLLVVAGAAFWLLWPKKPPALSVAERREIVQTIVSSGQVMPPSEIHIDALVTAPIISVEAREGDHVKAGQLLVVLDDADLRAQLKQAEALLAQARVGHASVRQVSFPEATESAIQAEANLRNARTEERRKKALLDAGVITKEAYEEASRALTVFESQAKAATLQVKAVKPGGNQRLSAQAQVALAQAQVAVAKANLRRAEVRSPTDAIIVERLVESGESVRPGSRLVVLSSEGRTRVSIEPDERNLATLELGQSALLSAEAFPDKHFLGVVAYIAPAVNAQRGTVEVRLDVPDPPEYLRPNMTVSVEVTVAHKRDALVVPLSVVQGLEAGQPWVTIWTGNRGSRQDVSLGLRGDTHVEVLTGISVGQEILVPDARSAPRGPEMPGAAR, from the coding sequence GTGACTCGGCGACTCGCGCTTGGACTATTCCTGCTTGTCGTAGCCGGGGCGGCGTTCTGGCTTCTCTGGCCGAAGAAGCCACCCGCCCTTAGCGTCGCAGAGCGCAGGGAAATCGTTCAGACGATCGTTTCGAGCGGCCAGGTGATGCCGCCGTCCGAGATCCACATCGACGCGCTGGTTACCGCGCCCATTATCAGCGTAGAGGCGCGAGAGGGCGATCACGTTAAGGCGGGTCAGCTGCTCGTAGTGTTGGACGATGCCGATCTACGGGCGCAACTGAAGCAGGCCGAGGCACTGCTTGCTCAGGCCCGAGTTGGTCATGCTTCTGTGCGTCAGGTTAGTTTCCCCGAGGCAACTGAATCTGCCATTCAGGCAGAGGCGAACCTGCGAAACGCGCGCACGGAAGAGCGCCGCAAGAAGGCGCTACTAGATGCCGGCGTGATCACGAAGGAGGCCTATGAAGAGGCCAGTCGTGCGCTAACCGTCTTCGAAAGCCAAGCGAAGGCCGCCACGCTGCAGGTCAAGGCCGTCAAACCTGGAGGAAACCAGCGCTTGAGCGCCCAAGCTCAGGTCGCGTTGGCGCAGGCTCAGGTTGCGGTCGCGAAGGCGAACCTGCGACGCGCAGAAGTGCGTTCGCCGACTGACGCGATCATCGTGGAACGGCTGGTGGAGTCCGGGGAGTCGGTGCGCCCCGGGTCGCGGCTCGTCGTGCTTTCTTCTGAAGGGCGCACACGCGTGAGCATCGAACCGGATGAGCGCAACCTCGCGACGCTGGAGCTTGGGCAGTCTGCGTTGCTGAGCGCCGAGGCCTTTCCTGACAAGCACTTCCTCGGGGTAGTCGCCTACATCGCGCCAGCCGTCAACGCACAACGCGGCACGGTGGAGGTTCGCTTGGATGTGCCCGATCCCCCGGAGTACCTGCGCCCGAACATGACGGTGTCCGTTGAGGTCACCGTCGCACACAAGCGCGACGCCCTTGTGGTTCCGCTTTCGGTGGTGCAAGGGCTCGAGGCCGGACAGCCTTGGGTCACGATCTGGACGGGCAACCGAGGGAGCCGGCAGGACGTCAGCCTAGGCTTGCGAGGTGACACCCATGTCGAAGTGCTCACGGGTATATCCGTGGGGCAAGAGATCTTGGTGCCCGACGCGCGCTCGGCCCCCCGCGGGCCTGAAATGCCTGGAGCAGCCCGGTGA
- a CDS encoding cardiolipin synthase, whose translation MGTIGLLLSHELISLLVLVLSVVLIGSVLHQRRPTGSAFAWVLGIVLLPYFAIPLFLMFGGRKFRQRLTSKRLLHHRSYSTLPRGFDPAPPEATTLTWLQSGESAYAEFLRRIQDAKQSIRILTFVLGDDATGRALVHALTERVRAGVDVRLLVDDLLFFRVPKRELRAFEAAGGHVARFMPLWHWPFRGQANLRNHRKIALFDGEIAIVGGMNLADEYMGAEPSAARWRDLSVAVTGPCVGQLDKIFRADWEFAAREELEEAPPETDSGTVARSVDVVPSGPDLRGDPIYDAFLELFFRAEERIWIATPYFSPDDSLLKALEIAVRRGVDVRVVVPQRSNHPLADRIAGPYLRQLEQSGVSIWRFGASDVPKGALPRMLHAKAVLIDSELAIVGSANLDMRSLLWNYEVSLFARRAHDAQVLSAWFHETFAACAQGAPKPAWLVRRFEDGVRLLAPLA comes from the coding sequence ATGGGAACCATCGGCCTGCTGTTGAGTCACGAGCTGATCTCGCTCCTCGTGCTCGTGCTGTCGGTGGTGCTCATCGGGAGCGTGCTCCATCAGCGCAGGCCCACCGGAAGCGCGTTCGCCTGGGTGCTGGGCATTGTTCTCCTGCCCTACTTTGCGATCCCGCTGTTCTTGATGTTTGGTGGTCGCAAGTTTCGTCAACGGCTCACCAGCAAACGGCTCTTGCATCACCGCTCGTACAGCACGTTGCCTCGAGGATTCGACCCGGCGCCGCCGGAAGCGACGACCCTCACGTGGCTCCAAAGTGGCGAGTCGGCGTATGCGGAGTTCCTTCGGCGGATCCAGGACGCTAAGCAGAGCATCCGCATCCTGACGTTCGTGCTCGGTGACGACGCCACCGGTCGAGCGTTGGTTCACGCCCTCACCGAGCGGGTTCGCGCTGGGGTCGACGTGAGGCTACTAGTCGATGACCTGCTCTTCTTCCGAGTTCCAAAGCGCGAGCTCAGGGCATTCGAAGCGGCGGGTGGCCATGTGGCGCGTTTCATGCCCCTCTGGCACTGGCCATTTCGCGGCCAAGCCAATCTGCGCAATCACCGAAAGATTGCGCTCTTCGACGGCGAGATCGCCATCGTCGGCGGGATGAACCTGGCGGATGAATACATGGGCGCGGAGCCTAGCGCCGCGCGGTGGCGTGACCTGAGCGTCGCCGTTACCGGGCCATGTGTGGGCCAGCTCGACAAAATTTTCCGTGCGGATTGGGAGTTCGCGGCGCGTGAAGAGTTGGAGGAGGCCCCGCCAGAGACAGATTCGGGCACCGTCGCGCGTAGCGTGGACGTCGTCCCGAGCGGGCCTGATCTGCGTGGAGACCCGATCTACGATGCCTTTCTTGAGCTGTTCTTTCGTGCCGAAGAACGCATCTGGATAGCGACTCCATATTTTTCACCGGATGACAGCTTGCTCAAGGCCCTTGAAATCGCAGTGCGGCGTGGTGTGGACGTGCGCGTCGTGGTGCCCCAGCGCTCGAACCATCCTCTGGCGGATCGCATCGCAGGTCCCTACCTGCGCCAACTCGAGCAGTCGGGCGTATCCATTTGGCGCTTCGGCGCCTCTGACGTTCCAAAGGGTGCGCTGCCAAGAATGCTCCACGCGAAGGCGGTCCTGATCGATTCCGAGCTTGCCATCGTCGGCTCGGCGAACCTCGATATGCGGAGCCTGCTGTGGAACTACGAAGTTTCCTTGTTTGCCCGTCGCGCACACGATGCGCAGGTGCTCTCAGCCTGGTTTCACGAAACTTTTGCAGCCTGCGCACAGGGCGCCCCTAAACCCGCGTGGCTCGTGCGCCGGTTCGAAGACGGGGTCCGGTTGCTAGCGCCATTGGCGTAG
- a CDS encoding benzoate-CoA ligase family protein codes for MAASEPVDLPEQLNIAERFLVERLGTHGSKTAILCGDRCLSYAEVDAMANRFGNLFRECGVEPEQRVLIALPDVPEFAGALFGTLKLGAAVVMVNKDLSQDEVEYFYAYTRAKVVVIAEEQLDVFRAAAKSAPLLKTLIVVGEAGAVSSPGPDVVSFSARQAELGTELDCFPTHRDDPAIWLFSGGTTGRPKAVVQTHRSFANTTELYGKRVLGMCESDITLSVPKLYFGYATGSNLLFPFSVGATSVLFPERCTADKLFEQIARHRPTVLINVPTMVSKLLGSERAAEADLSCLRLATSAGEALPVELYQRWKDRFGVELLDGLGTAEMWHVFLTNRLGDVKPGTLGRVVEGFEVKVCDDDGNELPRGETGWLWVKGDSRALCYHQQHDKSLMAFRGEWYVSGDMINMDSEGYVTYGGRGDDMLKVGGKWLSPAQVENCLLEHPAVRECAVVGVSDEQGLVKPHAFVIASQPSADLAEQLVDFVRNQLEPYKAPRVVHVVADLPRTHLGKIDRGKLRKLA; via the coding sequence ATGGCAGCCAGCGAGCCCGTAGACCTACCGGAGCAACTGAACATCGCCGAGCGTTTCTTGGTCGAGCGCCTCGGGACTCACGGCAGTAAGACAGCGATCCTGTGTGGGGACCGCTGCCTCAGCTACGCGGAGGTGGACGCCATGGCGAACCGCTTCGGCAATCTGTTCCGTGAGTGCGGCGTGGAGCCAGAGCAGCGCGTGTTGATCGCGCTACCGGATGTGCCGGAGTTCGCGGGCGCGTTGTTCGGCACCCTGAAGCTGGGCGCGGCCGTTGTGATGGTGAACAAGGACCTTTCTCAGGATGAGGTCGAGTACTTCTATGCCTACACCAGGGCCAAGGTCGTAGTCATCGCCGAGGAGCAGCTGGACGTGTTCCGTGCGGCAGCAAAAAGTGCGCCGCTCTTGAAGACGCTGATCGTCGTCGGGGAAGCCGGCGCGGTGAGCAGCCCTGGGCCAGATGTGGTGAGCTTCAGCGCCCGTCAGGCAGAGCTAGGGACGGAACTCGACTGCTTCCCGACCCATCGCGATGATCCGGCGATTTGGCTGTTTTCGGGGGGAACTACCGGACGTCCCAAGGCGGTGGTGCAGACGCACCGCTCCTTCGCGAACACCACCGAGCTGTACGGCAAGCGAGTGCTCGGCATGTGTGAGAGCGACATCACCCTCAGCGTCCCGAAGCTCTACTTTGGCTACGCGACGGGTTCGAACCTGCTCTTCCCGTTCTCGGTGGGTGCCACCTCGGTGCTATTCCCAGAGCGCTGCACGGCAGACAAGCTGTTCGAACAGATCGCCCGGCATCGCCCAACGGTGCTGATCAATGTTCCCACGATGGTGAGCAAGTTGCTCGGGAGTGAACGCGCGGCCGAGGCGGATCTCAGCTGCTTGCGACTCGCCACTAGCGCAGGTGAAGCACTGCCGGTGGAACTCTACCAGCGCTGGAAGGACCGCTTCGGCGTGGAGTTGTTGGACGGCTTGGGCACGGCGGAGATGTGGCACGTCTTCTTGACCAATCGACTCGGTGACGTGAAGCCAGGTACCTTGGGGCGCGTGGTTGAAGGTTTTGAGGTGAAGGTCTGCGATGACGACGGCAACGAATTGCCGCGCGGAGAAACCGGATGGCTCTGGGTCAAGGGTGACTCCCGCGCTTTGTGCTACCACCAGCAGCACGACAAGTCGCTCATGGCCTTTCGCGGCGAGTGGTACGTGAGCGGGGACATGATCAACATGGACTCGGAAGGCTACGTCACCTACGGCGGCCGAGGCGACGACATGCTGAAGGTGGGCGGAAAGTGGCTGAGCCCCGCCCAGGTGGAGAACTGCCTGCTCGAGCATCCTGCTGTGAGGGAGTGCGCGGTCGTGGGCGTGAGCGACGAACAGGGACTGGTCAAGCCTCACGCTTTCGTGATTGCGAGCCAGCCGAGTGCCGACCTCGCTGAGCAGCTCGTCGATTTCGTACGGAATCAGCTCGAGCCGTACAAAGCGCCGCGGGTGGTGCACGTCGTCGCTGACTTGCCGCGCACCCACCTGGGCAAGATCGACCGGGGCAAGCTGAGGAAGCTCGCCTGA
- a CDS encoding sterol desaturase family protein → MKATEDSPRMFDNDFVDFFSRTHPIVVPMVMVPAAAACMYWGVARQGVGAVAAVLLFIGGAVVWSLAEYWLHRTFFHWEPPGKLGERMHFLVHGVHHKWPKDKYRLVMPPAVSISLFFIFLAIFYPLLGERWVWPFHAGFTIGYMSYDLIHYYIHHYNPKSQYWLRLKKHHMLHHFKTPDVRYGVSSKFWDFAFGTVGEQPARRAPVEPPAGS, encoded by the coding sequence ATGAAGGCAACCGAAGACTCACCGCGGATGTTCGACAACGACTTCGTCGACTTCTTCTCGCGCACGCATCCGATCGTCGTGCCCATGGTGATGGTGCCTGCGGCGGCCGCCTGCATGTACTGGGGCGTCGCGCGTCAGGGAGTTGGCGCTGTGGCCGCCGTGCTGTTGTTCATCGGCGGTGCGGTGGTGTGGTCACTGGCCGAGTACTGGCTACACCGAACGTTCTTCCACTGGGAGCCTCCGGGCAAGCTTGGAGAGCGCATGCACTTCCTGGTGCATGGCGTCCATCACAAGTGGCCGAAGGACAAGTACCGGCTGGTGATGCCGCCCGCGGTGAGCATCTCGCTGTTCTTCATCTTCCTCGCCATCTTCTATCCCTTGCTTGGCGAGCGCTGGGTGTGGCCTTTCCATGCGGGATTCACCATCGGCTACATGTCGTATGACCTGATCCACTACTACATCCACCACTACAACCCGAAGTCACAGTACTGGCTGCGTCTGAAGAAGCATCACATGCTGCACCACTTCAAGACGCCGGACGTGCGCTACGGCGTGAGCTCGAAGTTCTGGGATTTCGCGTTTGGTACCGTGGGGGAGCAGCCCGCCCGACGTGCTCCCGTCGAACCCCCGGCAGGTTCCTGA